A window of Costertonia aggregata contains these coding sequences:
- a CDS encoding type III pantothenate kinase has product MNLIIDAGNTLVKLAVFNDAKMIFDQQSKKEHVAKQVKEVCDHYPQISHSIISSVSNLDTKVKAVLSIFSIVHELGHNSKTPFKNSYATPQTLGVDRMALATAAFYHNPHANTLVIDAGTCITFDMLNDYGEYLGGAISPGIQMRYKAMNEHTAKLPLLKAEEIHDFIGNTTEKSMHSGVVNGVCNEIDGVIHQYKSRFEDLTVILTGGDALFLSKRLKNTIFAHSNFLLQGLNYLLEYNKQ; this is encoded by the coding sequence ATGAACTTAATTATAGATGCGGGAAACACATTGGTAAAACTAGCTGTCTTCAATGACGCAAAGATGATTTTTGACCAACAATCAAAAAAAGAACATGTAGCCAAACAAGTAAAAGAAGTTTGCGATCATTACCCCCAAATATCCCACAGCATAATTTCTTCGGTCAGTAATCTGGATACAAAAGTAAAAGCCGTACTATCTATTTTTAGTATAGTACATGAATTGGGGCATAATTCCAAAACACCTTTTAAGAATTCATATGCAACGCCTCAAACATTGGGTGTGGACCGTATGGCACTGGCAACTGCAGCTTTTTATCACAATCCCCATGCGAATACCTTGGTTATAGATGCCGGCACATGTATCACTTTTGATATGTTGAACGACTACGGCGAGTATTTGGGCGGTGCCATTTCGCCTGGCATTCAAATGCGGTACAAGGCTATGAACGAACACACCGCAAAACTGCCTCTTTTAAAGGCGGAAGAGATACACGATTTTATAGGAAACACTACCGAAAAAAGCATGCATAGCGGGGTGGTGAACGGGGTATGTAATGAGATCGACGGTGTAATTCATCAATATAAATCACGTTTTGAAGATTTAACAGTTATTTTAACAGGCGGTGATGCTCTATTTTTGTCAAAACGATTAAAAAATACCATATTTGCCCATTCCAATTTTCTCTTACAAGGGCTTAATTATTTGCTGGAATACAACAAACAATAA
- a CDS encoding TIGR04282 family arsenosugar biosynthesis glycosyltransferase — MGILSSQPSKNAQAIINYRNITSKNLLLIFTRNPEQGKCKTRLAATVGDETALDIYKFLLEHTVTITQKLDCAKQVWYSEEIWDNDIWDNTVFDKKLQKGDTLGTRMAHAFQEGFAAGYEKIMIIGSDMFDLSQNDFENAFQQLTENDFVLGAAEDGGYYLLGMKIFKAELFKGKDWGTASVLEATLNDLKNETYHILEERNDVDLYEDIKDVEAFLPFLKHIKNDTKTT, encoded by the coding sequence TTGGGCATATTATCATCACAACCATCAAAGAACGCGCAGGCTATCATAAATTACCGAAATATCACATCGAAAAACCTACTCCTTATTTTTACACGAAATCCAGAACAGGGCAAATGCAAGACCCGTTTGGCCGCTACGGTAGGGGACGAAACAGCATTGGACATTTATAAATTTTTATTGGAACACACTGTTACCATAACGCAAAAGCTCGACTGCGCAAAACAAGTTTGGTATTCCGAAGAGATTTGGGATAATGATATTTGGGACAATACAGTCTTTGACAAAAAACTGCAAAAAGGAGATACCTTAGGAACACGAATGGCCCATGCTTTCCAAGAGGGGTTTGCAGCTGGTTACGAAAAGATTATGATTATCGGTAGCGACATGTTTGATCTGTCACAAAACGATTTTGAAAATGCCTTTCAACAGTTAACTGAAAATGACTTTGTTCTAGGCGCTGCCGAGGACGGCGGATATTATCTTTTGGGAATGAAGATTTTTAAGGCAGAACTTTTTAAGGGTAAAGACTGGGGCACAGCATCTGTTCTGGAAGCCACCCTAAACGATTTAAAAAACGAAACATACCATATTTTGGAAGAAAGAAATGATGTTGATCTTTATGAGGACATAAAAGACGTTGAAGCCTTTTTACCCTTTTTAAAACATATAAAAAATGACACAAAAACAACTTGA
- a CDS encoding BamA/TamA family outer membrane protein yields MPAKPILALLFLSVFFFGNSQERTVVNLKVQGAERTKPAFIKKLVKLKEGIALDSLVMDEDMILLKRLPSISHAYYQVFSSNDGQHNVFYNIEENFTLIPFANLFTSSNDDFAFRVGLQEFNLLGRNITLGGFYQYDVFNSFGISLRAPYLFNDKIGLAINYNSFSTLEPVFFDNATADYKYNNAGLEVLGLYEFNFRNRIEVGGSLFTEDYEYISGATSDGVPLELKVDKHLFKLIYNYDDVNYFYQYLYGFKSSLNLQYVGSSDVSLPEFWIGFNDFSYYRRIGKKGNWASRLRLGLASNVDSPFAPFTVDNNLNIRGVGNTIDRGTGAIVFNTEYRHTLVDKDWFVLQSNVFVDGGSWRNPGGDFSDFGDTQNIRVYPGVGLRFIHKRIFNAIFRIDYGYGITKDADRGVVFGIGQYF; encoded by the coding sequence ATGCCCGCAAAACCCATTTTAGCGCTCTTATTTCTTTCAGTTTTTTTCTTTGGAAATTCTCAAGAGCGCACAGTGGTAAACCTAAAGGTTCAAGGTGCGGAAAGGACTAAGCCTGCCTTTATAAAAAAATTGGTGAAACTCAAAGAAGGCATTGCACTGGACTCCCTTGTTATGGATGAGGATATGATTCTCCTCAAGCGATTGCCCTCTATCTCACACGCCTATTACCAAGTGTTTTCATCCAATGACGGGCAACATAACGTATTTTATAATATCGAGGAAAATTTTACCCTCATACCGTTTGCCAATCTTTTTACTTCATCCAACGATGATTTTGCGTTTAGGGTGGGCTTACAGGAATTTAACCTTTTGGGAAGAAATATTACTTTAGGAGGTTTTTATCAGTATGATGTATTCAATTCTTTTGGGATTAGCTTGCGGGCACCGTATTTGTTTAATGATAAGATAGGCTTGGCAATCAACTACAATAGTTTTTCTACGCTAGAACCGGTTTTTTTCGATAACGCTACTGCCGATTATAAATACAACAACGCTGGTCTGGAAGTATTGGGGCTGTACGAATTCAATTTTAGAAATAGGATTGAAGTCGGCGGCAGCCTTTTTACAGAGGACTATGAATATATTTCGGGGGCAACAAGTGATGGCGTTCCGTTGGAATTAAAGGTAGATAAGCATTTGTTCAAGCTAATCTATAATTATGACGATGTAAATTATTTTTATCAATACCTATACGGTTTCAAGAGCTCTTTGAATTTACAGTACGTAGGTAGTTCGGACGTAAGTCTTCCAGAATTCTGGATAGGTTTTAATGATTTTTCCTATTACCGCAGAATAGGAAAAAAAGGAAACTGGGCCAGTAGACTCCGTTTGGGATTGGCCAGTAATGTAGACTCGCCTTTTGCGCCTTTTACGGTAGATAACAATCTAAACATACGTGGCGTAGGGAACACTATTGATAGGGGTACGGGCGCCATTGTCTTTAACACCGAGTATCGTCATACTTTAGTTGACAAAGATTGGTTTGTGTTACAGAGCAATGTTTTCGTTGACGGTGGTTCTTGGCGAAATCCCGGTGGTGATTTCAGTGATTTTGGTGATACTCAGAATATACGTGTATATCCGGGAGTGGGTTTGCGGTTTATTCACAAACGTATTTTCAACGCAATTTTTAGGATAGATTATGGGTACGGTATCACAAAAGATGCCGATAGGGGCGTTGTTTTTGGTATAGGACAATATTTTTGA
- a CDS encoding rhodanese-like domain-containing protein, whose translation MKLLPALFLLLFYVSSFSQSKLHKTLKKFNTESVTYITVEELSKKDDVVLLDTRKKEEFNVSHIKNSIWVGHKAFQMDSVYHKIPNKDQEIIVYCSIGVRSEDIGEELIKFGYTNVKNLYGGIFEWKNQDQPVYNLDEKKTEKVHAFSKHWGKLLTKGKKVYR comes from the coding sequence ATGAAATTACTACCAGCCCTTTTTTTATTGCTTTTTTATGTTTCAAGTTTTTCCCAGAGCAAACTTCATAAAACCCTTAAAAAATTCAATACAGAAAGTGTTACGTACATAACGGTAGAGGAGCTATCAAAAAAGGATGATGTGGTATTGCTAGATACGAGAAAAAAAGAGGAGTTCAACGTAAGCCATATCAAAAATTCCATTTGGGTAGGGCACAAAGCTTTTCAAATGGACTCCGTTTATCATAAAATCCCAAACAAAGACCAAGAGATCATAGTCTATTGCTCCATAGGCGTTCGTTCTGAAGATATTGGGGAAGAGTTGATAAAATTCGGTTATACCAATGTAAAAAATTTATACGGTGGTATCTTTGAATGGAAAAACCAAGACCAACCTGTATATAATCTAGACGAAAAAAAAACAGAAAAAGTACATGCCTTTAGCAAGCATTGGGGAAAATTGTTGACTAAGGGTAAGAAAGTATATCGGTAA
- the lptC gene encoding LPS export ABC transporter periplasmic protein LptC: protein MKRLFRNSFKSIAMVSSMAMLFLCCTDNYERVGEEAKKTIYPQGVAQNFKLTYTEMPEKLESEAIDSSKVVAVLTSPISEDFENLRFKHQTFPEGLQIDFYNEKGEKTVIKADYGISYSITNLIDLRGNVVIDSHDGKKLEAPQIYWDRSNEWIFTQEKFKYTNPEDGTVMDGEGMDFNRDFTFFNAHKTYGLMMIKEELE, encoded by the coding sequence ATGAAAAGACTATTTAGAAATAGTTTTAAAAGCATTGCCATGGTATCTTCTATGGCAATGCTTTTTTTATGCTGCACCGACAACTATGAAAGGGTAGGGGAAGAGGCAAAAAAAACTATTTATCCACAAGGGGTGGCCCAAAATTTTAAATTGACCTATACCGAGATGCCCGAGAAGCTGGAAAGTGAAGCTATAGATTCCTCAAAAGTGGTAGCGGTACTCACCAGCCCTATAAGCGAGGATTTCGAAAACCTACGTTTTAAGCATCAAACGTTTCCCGAGGGGCTACAAATAGATTTTTACAATGAAAAGGGCGAAAAAACGGTAATAAAGGCAGATTATGGTATTTCGTATTCTATTACCAATTTGATAGATTTACGGGGAAACGTGGTCATTGATAGTCACGATGGCAAAAAACTCGAAGCCCCACAGATATATTGGGACAGAAGCAATGAGTGGATCTTCACCCAAGAGAAATTCAAATATACCAACCCGGAGGACGGCACGGTAATGGATGGGGAAGGAATGGACTTTAACAGGGATTTTACCTTCTTCAATGCCCATAAAACCTACGGATTAATGATGATTAAAGAAGAATTGGAATGA
- a CDS encoding TIGR04283 family arsenosugar biosynthesis glycosyltransferase: protein MTRQDTSKISIVVPVLNEAECMGKIIDILKERSSPKNIQEIIVVDGGSTDNTVNVALEAGASVIHSPVGRAKQLNMGAKYAQGNILYFLHADTSPPYRFDENILNAIKKDNTVGCFQMKFDSDSRFLNFFAWFTRINHILCRGGDQSLFITKNLFEKSGGFNEDYKVYEDNEYISRLYKLSSFTILPRHVKTSARRYEEKGEIKLQYHFGVIHLKNYLGAGPEQLYDYYKRKIAL, encoded by the coding sequence TTGACAAGGCAAGACACATCAAAAATAAGTATTGTTGTTCCTGTTTTGAACGAAGCCGAATGTATGGGAAAAATAATAGATATTCTCAAAGAACGGAGTTCGCCCAAAAACATACAGGAAATTATCGTTGTTGATGGTGGTAGTACAGATAACACGGTAAATGTTGCCCTAGAAGCTGGTGCTTCGGTAATACATTCCCCAGTAGGCAGGGCCAAACAATTGAACATGGGGGCCAAATATGCCCAAGGGAACATTTTATATTTTTTACATGCCGATACATCCCCACCCTATCGTTTTGACGAAAACATACTAAATGCCATAAAAAAAGACAATACGGTCGGCTGTTTTCAGATGAAGTTTGACAGTGACAGCCGGTTCTTAAACTTTTTTGCCTGGTTTACCCGCATAAACCATATTCTTTGCAGAGGCGGTGACCAATCGCTGTTTATCACCAAAAACCTATTTGAAAAGTCAGGGGGTTTTAATGAAGATTATAAGGTTTACGAGGACAATGAATATATAAGCAGATTGTACAAATTATCTTCTTTTACCATATTGCCACGGCATGTAAAAACTTCCGCAAGGCGTTACGAAGAAAAAGGAGAGATAAAACTTCAATACCATTTTGGTGTGATTCATCTCAAAAACTATCTAGGGGCGGGGCCGGAACAACTATACGATTATTACAAAAGAAAAATAGCCTTATAG
- a CDS encoding N-acetylmuramoyl-L-alanine amidase family protein → MAQDSVKTVLAEKGDGILSLLRKQGVDPYDVYDDFVILNLENLRDSIHLYEGRTYKIPNIILDTVAVVDSIQKQSSEIKEIKGKDYTIFGEVHKTVLSKSEQLKGAVYYLVSGHGGPDPGAMAKYAGTSIAEDEYAYDITLRLAKELLSHGAEVYIIIQDPDDGIREDRILKIDHDEVALGDKKIPLNQLARLKQRVDIINDLHRKNRGRYQRLIVTHVDSRSKGQNIDVFFYHHEKSKNGKKLAESIHKTFQKKYKKYQPNRTYSGTFEDRTSLYLVKKTHPAMTFIEIGNIRNKKDQRRILEPDNRQALAKWISEGVILDFEGGEIGPIR, encoded by the coding sequence ATGGCACAAGATTCGGTAAAAACGGTTCTTGCCGAAAAAGGTGATGGTATTCTTTCCTTGTTGCGAAAGCAAGGGGTAGATCCTTATGATGTTTACGATGACTTTGTAATATTGAATCTGGAAAATCTTCGTGATAGTATTCACTTATATGAAGGACGTACATACAAAATCCCAAATATAATTTTGGATACGGTCGCAGTGGTAGATTCCATTCAAAAACAATCCTCTGAAATAAAGGAGATAAAAGGAAAAGACTACACTATTTTTGGCGAGGTACATAAAACGGTATTGTCAAAAAGCGAGCAGCTCAAAGGTGCCGTTTATTATTTGGTCTCTGGACATGGAGGTCCCGACCCAGGAGCTATGGCCAAATATGCAGGAACTTCTATCGCCGAAGACGAATATGCCTACGATATAACCCTAAGACTTGCGAAGGAACTGCTCTCCCACGGTGCAGAGGTGTATATAATTATTCAAGATCCCGATGACGGTATTCGCGAGGACCGTATTTTAAAAATTGACCATGATGAGGTGGCCCTTGGCGATAAAAAAATACCTTTAAATCAACTGGCTCGGTTAAAGCAACGTGTGGATATTATCAACGATCTGCACAGAAAAAACAGGGGTAGATACCAACGCCTTATCGTTACACATGTAGATAGCAGAAGTAAAGGGCAGAATATTGACGTGTTTTTTTATCATCATGAAAAGAGTAAAAACGGTAAAAAACTAGCGGAGAGCATTCATAAGACCTTTCAAAAAAAGTACAAAAAATACCAGCCCAACCGTACCTATTCGGGAACGTTCGAAGATAGAACTTCCCTGTATCTAGTGAAAAAAACGCATCCTGCAATGACGTTTATCGAGATTGGGAATATCCGAAATAAAAAAGACCAAAGAAGAATTTTGGAGCCCGACAATCGCCAAGCACTTGCCAAATGGATCAGTGAAGGGGTTATTTTGGATTTTGAGGGTGGTGAGATAGGTCCAATTCGTTAA
- a CDS encoding purine-nucleoside phosphorylase — translation MTQKQLDESTAYLQGKGFEAPEIGIVLGTGLGKLAEEIEDPIEAHYNHIPFFPLATVEFHTGKLIYGSLEGKKTVVMQGRFHLYEGYDFLDITYPIRVMHQLGIKKLFISNAAGAINLNFKKGDIMLIEDHINLQGGSPLAFKGVGNFGDRFTDMAEPYDTTMRDILVKIAEKEKITLQKGVYASVVGPQLETKAEYRMLKIIGADAVGMSTVPEVIVANHLRLPIVAVSVLTDECDPDNLKPVNIQEIIEIAGKIEPKMVRLFRELIKSL, via the coding sequence ATGACACAAAAACAACTTGATGAATCTACCGCTTATTTACAGGGAAAAGGTTTTGAAGCCCCTGAAATAGGTATTGTACTGGGTACAGGTCTGGGAAAATTGGCCGAAGAAATTGAAGACCCCATAGAGGCGCACTATAATCACATACCGTTCTTTCCTCTGGCCACAGTAGAGTTTCATACCGGTAAATTGATCTACGGTAGCTTGGAGGGAAAAAAGACCGTTGTGATGCAGGGCCGTTTTCATTTGTACGAAGGTTATGATTTTTTGGATATTACCTACCCCATTCGTGTAATGCATCAATTGGGCATAAAAAAATTGTTCATTTCCAATGCTGCCGGAGCCATCAACCTTAATTTCAAAAAAGGGGATATCATGCTTATCGAGGATCATATAAATCTTCAGGGCGGATCACCATTGGCCTTTAAGGGAGTTGGTAATTTCGGGGACCGATTTACCGATATGGCCGAACCCTATGATACAACTATGCGAGACATATTGGTAAAAATAGCCGAAAAGGAAAAAATTACCTTGCAAAAAGGAGTATATGCATCTGTGGTAGGGCCCCAATTGGAAACCAAGGCCGAATATAGAATGCTGAAAATTATTGGTGCGGATGCCGTGGGCATGAGTACCGTTCCCGAAGTTATTGTCGCCAATCACCTACGTTTACCCATTGTGGCCGTATCGGTACTTACCGATGAGTGTGATCCAGATAATCTAAAACCCGTAAATATTCAGGAAATTATAGAAATCGCGGGTAAAATCGAACCTAAAATGGTGAGGCTTTTTAGGGAACTGATAAAATCACTGTAA
- a CDS encoding glycoside hydrolase family 32 protein, translating into MLYSKQSNLLICIFLLLSACKNVDKGKNLMVDESENKYYQEPYRPQFHFSPKKMWMNDPNGMVYHKGVYHLFYQYYPEDIVWGPMHWGHATSKDLVQWEHKPIALYPDENGLIFSGSAVVDFANTSGFGTLDNPALVAIFTYHLMEGEKAGRTDFQTQGIAYSLDNGDTWTKFEENPVIGNNGIKDFRDPKVFWDDINHAWVMSLVAGDHLQLWSSNDLKKWTKLSEFGKKQGAHGGVWECPDLFKLKVEGADEEKWVLLISINPGAPNGGSGTQYFIGDFDGAKFTTKQTREKWIDWGTDNYAGVTYNVLPKDFYGDTYSNDPEQDRIFIGWMSNWAYARETPTKKWRSAMTVPRKLTLKKIGTEYELINYPVSNLNNIIHSEYKETIQIPADSIQSVPFKNYNQSQVKFRTTTKGFELVFKNDVDDELLLTMNSEKETFVLDRRTSGKIDFHEDFASGVQTMPMNNLGQAEFEVRILMDASSIEVFINEGQYVMTAQVFPNKAFNMLDIENNASGTIILNDFEISKVASIWQDVGNTPN; encoded by the coding sequence ATGCTATACTCAAAACAATCGAATCTACTTATTTGTATCTTTTTGTTATTGTCCGCTTGTAAAAATGTGGATAAAGGGAAAAATCTGATGGTGGATGAATCCGAAAACAAATACTACCAAGAACCTTACAGACCGCAATTTCACTTTTCCCCGAAAAAAATGTGGATGAACGACCCTAATGGTATGGTGTATCACAAGGGGGTTTACCATCTTTTTTATCAATATTATCCAGAAGATATTGTTTGGGGGCCCATGCATTGGGGTCACGCCACAAGTAAAGATTTAGTGCAGTGGGAACATAAACCTATTGCTTTGTACCCTGATGAAAACGGATTGATTTTCTCGGGAAGCGCCGTAGTCGATTTTGCAAATACCTCAGGTTTTGGCACTTTGGACAACCCAGCTTTAGTGGCAATCTTTACCTATCACCTCATGGAAGGGGAGAAAGCCGGCAGAACCGATTTTCAGACCCAGGGTATCGCATATAGTTTGGACAATGGCGATACGTGGACCAAATTTGAAGAAAACCCGGTCATTGGGAATAATGGTATCAAAGATTTTAGGGATCCCAAAGTTTTTTGGGACGATATAAACCATGCCTGGGTCATGAGTCTGGTAGCAGGCGATCATCTGCAATTGTGGAGCTCCAACGATTTAAAAAAATGGACAAAGCTTAGTGAATTCGGAAAAAAACAAGGGGCGCATGGCGGTGTTTGGGAATGTCCCGATCTGTTTAAATTAAAGGTCGAAGGTGCTGATGAAGAAAAATGGGTGTTGCTGATCAGTATAAATCCCGGAGCTCCAAACGGTGGTAGTGGTACACAATATTTTATAGGGGATTTTGATGGTGCAAAGTTTACAACAAAACAAACTCGCGAAAAATGGATAGACTGGGGGACAGACAATTATGCTGGAGTGACCTATAACGTGCTACCCAAGGATTTTTATGGTGATACATATTCAAATGATCCAGAGCAAGATAGAATATTCATTGGTTGGATGAGCAATTGGGCCTATGCACGGGAAACACCTACCAAAAAATGGCGAAGTGCCATGACGGTCCCGAGAAAACTTACCCTAAAAAAGATTGGCACTGAATATGAACTGATCAATTATCCGGTAAGTAATTTGAACAACATAATTCATTCAGAATACAAAGAAACCATCCAAATACCTGCTGATAGTATACAATCGGTTCCTTTTAAAAATTACAATCAATCCCAGGTGAAATTCAGGACTACAACCAAAGGTTTTGAACTTGTTTTCAAGAATGATGTTGATGACGAACTCTTGTTGACCATGAACAGTGAAAAAGAAACTTTTGTGTTGGACAGGAGAACTTCTGGCAAAATCGATTTTCATGAAGATTTTGCCAGTGGCGTCCAAACGATGCCTATGAACAATTTAGGTCAAGCAGAGTTTGAGGTTCGTATTCTTATGGATGCTTCGTCTATCGAAGTTTTTATCAACGAGGGGCAATATGTAATGACAGCACAGGTTTTTCCAAACAAGGCATTCAATATGCTCGATATTGAGAACAATGCGAGCGGAACGATTATCCTAAACGATTTTGAGATAAGTAAAGTCGCTTCTATTTGGCAAGATGTTGGCAACACTCCAAATTAG
- a CDS encoding tetratricopeptide repeat protein codes for MKTKFYLMTVAFLGMMGASNAQAQNPECMQNLSIFSEHAKVKNYEAAYTPWKMVYDNCPDVNRAIYSYGDDILEYKIEKSSGAEKEGFINDLMALYDNSMKYFPKKYPMAKTITEKVLFKYDNKMIDDAEIYEMLGKAFKEDRANFTHPKALYLYFSSLVDLHGAGKKELQEVFDVYDDVTEKIEEENNELTDKISPLLEKEEANTLTSKEKRRLKSYNSYSENYGKIVGSIDSKLGALADCGNLIPLYEKSFENKKNDVDWVKRAVGRMFSKECTDDPMFQKLFEAQLALDPSADAYVYGGTLKKKAGDMKGAIADFDKALTLETDAKKKSNIAYKIATSYRRSSKSTARKYAQKALDANPSNGKAYLLIANLYASSANSCGSTPFEKRAIYWKAADMARRAGRVDPSLSSRASQAAASYNAKAPSKTDIFNSGMAGKTVSFSCWVGGSVKVPNL; via the coding sequence ATGAAAACGAAATTTTACTTGATGACGGTTGCCTTTCTTGGGATGATGGGCGCAAGTAATGCTCAGGCACAAAATCCGGAATGTATGCAGAACCTATCCATATTTTCCGAACATGCCAAAGTGAAAAATTATGAAGCGGCCTACACACCTTGGAAAATGGTATATGATAATTGTCCAGATGTAAACAGGGCGATCTATTCCTATGGCGACGATATTTTAGAATACAAAATCGAGAAAAGCTCCGGAGCGGAGAAAGAAGGTTTTATAAACGATTTAATGGCTCTTTATGACAATAGCATGAAATACTTTCCCAAAAAGTATCCCATGGCCAAAACCATAACGGAAAAAGTCTTGTTCAAATACGACAACAAGATGATCGATGATGCCGAAATTTATGAAATGTTGGGCAAGGCCTTTAAAGAGGATAGGGCAAACTTTACGCACCCGAAGGCATTGTACCTTTATTTCTCTAGTTTGGTTGACTTGCATGGGGCAGGTAAAAAAGAACTGCAGGAAGTTTTTGATGTGTACGATGATGTCACTGAAAAAATTGAAGAAGAAAATAACGAGTTGACCGATAAAATATCTCCCTTATTGGAAAAGGAAGAGGCCAACACGCTTACGTCAAAAGAGAAAAGACGCTTAAAGTCATACAACAGTTACTCGGAAAACTATGGTAAAATCGTGGGCAGTATAGACTCAAAGTTAGGGGCATTGGCCGACTGTGGAAACCTTATCCCATTGTATGAAAAAAGTTTTGAAAACAAGAAAAATGACGTTGATTGGGTAAAAAGGGCCGTAGGTAGAATGTTCAGTAAAGAATGTACAGACGATCCCATGTTCCAAAAACTCTTTGAAGCGCAATTAGCTCTTGATCCTTCTGCCGATGCTTATGTATATGGTGGTACACTCAAAAAGAAAGCGGGTGATATGAAAGGTGCCATTGCAGATTTTGATAAAGCGTTGACATTGGAGACTGATGCTAAAAAGAAATCAAATATTGCCTACAAAATCGCAACCAGTTATAGAAGATCAAGTAAGTCAACAGCTAGGAAGTATGCCCAAAAAGCTTTGGATGCGAATCCATCTAACGGAAAGGCTTATCTATTAATTGCGAACTTGTATGCCAGTAGTGCTAATAGCTGTGGTAGTACACCGTTTGAGAAAAGAGCTATCTATTGGAAAGCCGCGGATATGGCCCGTAGGGCAGGTAGGGTTGATCCTTCCTTGAGCAGTAGGGCAAGTCAGGCCGCTGCCAGTTACAATGCAAAAGCACCATCCAAGACAGATATTTTTAATTCTGGAATGGCTGGGAAAACCGTAAGTTTTTCATGTTGGGTAGGGGGTAGCGTAAAAGTGCCCAATCTATAA
- a CDS encoding DUF6747 family protein — translation MKTILLIKQIYLEGFRNLGHLIVTKYFKAFAWFSFIMFAVVLYAFIFRISTGFAFD, via the coding sequence ATGAAAACCATATTACTCATCAAACAAATTTATTTGGAAGGCTTTAGAAACTTGGGACATCTTATCGTTACTAAATACTTTAAGGCTTTTGCTTGGTTTAGCTTTATCATGTTCGCCGTTGTGCTTTATGCGTTTATATTCAGGATATCTACCGGATTCGCTTTTGATTAA